Proteins encoded together in one [Limnothrix rosea] IAM M-220 window:
- a CDS encoding serine/threonine protein kinase: MESGLVLHERYQLVTQMGRNAGRQTWLARDLNSPQQESVTIKLLTFGGDVEWQDLKLFEREAQTLKQLDHEFIPQYRDYFSIDDRHLWFGLVQEYIPGHSLKELLEQGRKFTQSEIEAIAHQILEILHYLHHLKPQILHRDIKPSNLIQGEDEHIYLVDFGAVQDKAVAEGSTFTVIGTYGYCPLEQFGGKACAASDLYALGATLIHLLTGVTPADLPTANLRLNFRPFVTGDAHFLNWLEKLVEPALENRLSSVDEALNYLEQPPLPRRMTRQGKLRIHKPWQSPIVLKAFGDRLEISIPRRRFRTFTDYLHGLHLAAYGTILIFLLLVSPQTLWYGFIWLGLWGILVWRSLTHLFRETQILFNRTTFSITKNLWGFKYFSSKGITGKIQDISLAHQSSSAWSLDNYKPRTILMTCEALLSDKRYERRLFGEGLDEDELIWLAQEIRRWLFDYEPGDRQN; the protein is encoded by the coding sequence ATGGAATCAGGGCTAGTTTTACATGAGCGCTATCAGTTAGTCACTCAAATGGGTCGCAATGCTGGGCGACAAACTTGGTTGGCAAGGGATCTCAACTCGCCTCAGCAGGAGTCGGTCACGATTAAGCTCCTCACTTTTGGTGGTGATGTGGAGTGGCAAGATCTGAAATTGTTTGAGCGGGAAGCTCAGACTTTAAAGCAGCTCGACCATGAGTTTATTCCTCAATACCGAGATTATTTTTCTATTGACGATCGCCATCTATGGTTTGGGCTGGTGCAGGAATATATTCCGGGACATTCTTTGAAGGAGCTTTTAGAACAAGGTCGCAAATTTACTCAGTCGGAAATCGAGGCGATCGCCCATCAAATCCTAGAGATTTTGCACTATCTTCACCACCTTAAGCCGCAAATTTTACACCGCGACATTAAGCCTAGCAATCTCATTCAAGGGGAAGATGAGCATATTTATCTCGTTGATTTTGGCGCGGTTCAAGATAAAGCGGTTGCGGAAGGCTCCACATTTACAGTCATTGGCACCTACGGTTACTGTCCCCTAGAGCAATTTGGCGGTAAAGCCTGTGCTGCGTCGGATCTTTATGCCCTCGGCGCAACGCTAATTCATTTACTTACGGGTGTGACTCCCGCTGACTTGCCCACAGCAAATCTCCGTTTAAACTTTCGGCCATTTGTTACGGGCGATGCCCATTTTTTAAATTGGCTAGAAAAGCTTGTCGAACCAGCGTTAGAAAATCGCCTTAGCTCGGTGGATGAAGCTTTAAATTATCTAGAGCAACCACCGCTGCCGAGGAGGATGACTCGTCAAGGGAAATTACGCATTCATAAGCCATGGCAAAGTCCGATAGTACTCAAGGCCTTCGGCGATCGCCTCGAAATCTCCATCCCACGCCGCCGTTTTCGCACGTTTACGGACTATCTACATGGGCTTCATCTTGCGGCCTATGGCACAATCCTCATTTTTCTTCTGTTGGTCAGCCCTCAAACCCTTTGGTACGGTTTTATTTGGTTAGGATTATGGGGCATTTTGGTTTGGCGATCGCTGACCCATTTATTTCGCGAAACTCAAATATTATTTAACCGGACAACATTTAGCATCACAAAAAATCTATGGGGCTTTAAATATTTCTCATCCAAGGGCATCACTGGGAAAATCCAAGACATTTCCCTCGCCCATCAGTCCTCGTCAGCATGGAGCCTAGATAACTACAAACCCCGCACTATCCTCATGACCTGCGAAGCACTCCTTAGCGACAAGCGCTACGAACGCCGTCTGTTTGGCGAGGGGTTAGACGAGGATGAGTTGATTTGGCTCGCCCAAGAAATTCGTCGGTGGTTATTTGACTACGAACCCGGCGATCGGCAAAACTAA